The following proteins are encoded in a genomic region of Brachypodium distachyon strain Bd21 chromosome 1, Brachypodium_distachyon_v3.0, whole genome shotgun sequence:
- the LOC100822720 gene encoding protein APEM9: MGTSAAQESDLWKRIDDAECYLVSGSFDHAVLVALSVSDKIRAEAFGQVYDDDELLEMLELAGIVLVQALKELRRTHEMFIQLKAMYGSVASVPVKIFLTGATMLMAEGSGPDLRSIFEEYLAKWRYTDDQLYVLNGEQERSSDGLIVKLTMTTEEYLEVAELYTVTFLTIASHEPETAISWVEKAELIEQDRQELLRKLNALQAAANKKSSATTGAKQSAERNLPASVNGPTPSTHEDAPTSTTCAPNGKTHGLPKSIEPSLQHVTNKFDPLFWWFHSIRIKLGKVHIVLPSGKLMLLFSLLFSTVYILRRKSAGLKRAVFQHASSLRRAFLDALQLAFSVQMNPLAAVQQVPQAPRGSW, from the exons ATGGGGACTTCGGCGGCCCAGGAGTCGGATCTCTGGAAGCGAATCGATGACGCCGAGTG CTATCTGGTCAGCGGATCCTTTGATCATGCGGTTTTGGTGGCATTATCTGTATCTGATAAAATTCGAGCAGAAGCTTTCGGACAAGtatatgatgatgatgagcttTTGGAAATGCTTGAATTAGCTGGGATTGTACTCGTTCAGGCACTTAAAGAGCTCAGAAG GACACATGAGATGTTTATTCAGCTTAAAGCTATGTATGGTTCAGTAGCATCAGTACCTGTGAAAATCTTCCTGACAGG GGCTACCATGCTAATGGCAGAAGGATCTGGGCCTGACCTTCGATCAATCTTTGAGGAGTACCTTGCTAAATGGAGATATACAGATGATCAACTTTATGTATTAAATGGAGAACAGGAAAGATCCTCAGATGGTCTTATTGTTAAATTAACTATGACAACTGAGGAGTATTTGGAGGTGGCAGAATTGTATACGGTTACATTCCTTACTATTGCCTCCCATGAGCCTGAAACTGCCATCTCATGGGTAGAAAAAGCAGAATTGATTGAGCAAGATCGACAG GAGCTACTAAGAAAACTTAATGCATTACAAGCAGCAGCAAATAAAAAGTCATCTGCTACTACAGGAGCAAAACAATCAGCAGAAAGGAATCTTCCTGCCTCTGTGAATGGCCCAACACCGTCAACACATGAGGATGCTCCTACAAGCACCACATGTGCACCCAACGGGAAAACACATGGCTTACCAAAGTCCATTGAGCCTTCCCTTCAACATGTCACAAATAAATTTGATCCCCTGTTTTGGTGGTTTCATTCCATCCGCATAAAGCTTGGTAAAGTGCATATTGTTCTACCAAGTGGTAAGCTAATGCTTCTATTCTCACTGCTGTTCTCCACAGTCTACATTCTCCGGAGGAAAAGTGCTGGCTTGAAGAG GGCTGTATTCCAACATGCTTCATCCCTGCGACGAGCGTTCCTCGATGCCCTGCAACTTGCATTCTCTGTCCAGATGAACCCGCTGGCTGCTGTTCAACAAGTGCCACAAGCTCCTCGAGGAAGCTGGTGA
- the LOC100822413 gene encoding AIG2-like protein D: MAATPPSAAAAGGAHTVFVYGSLMTDEVVSAIINRVPPSSPALLLDHHRFNVKGRIYPAILPVESKKVAGKVIMGVTDAELILLDAFEDFEYVRRRVQISLTDTSETMLADTYVWSDADDPDLYGEWDFEEWKKLHMKDFLTMTLGFMNGLERPESKTRVETYQSFMQDIKKPE; this comes from the exons atggcggcgacgcctccttccgccgccgccgcgggcgggGCGCACACCGTGTTCGTCTACGGGAGCCTCATGACGGACGAGGTGGTCAGCGCCATCATCAACCGCGTcccgccctcctcccccgcgCTCCTCCTCGACCA CCATAGGTTCAACGTCAAGGGCCGTATTTATCCAGCAATCCTACCTGTTGAAAGCAAGAAAGTTGCTGGAAAG GTTATCATGGGTGTTACTGATGCAGAACTCATTCTGCTGGATGcatttgaagattttgagtaTGTAAGGAGAAGAGTTCAGATATCATTAACC GACACTTCAGAGACAATGCTTGCTGACACTTACGTATGGAGTGATGCAGATGATCCAGATCTTTACGGTGAATGGGATTTCGAG GAGTGGAAGAAGCTGCACATGAAAGATTTCCTCACAATGACACTTGGATTCATGAATGGACTCGAAAGGCCTGAATCGAAGACCCGGGTTGAGACCTACCAATCGTTCATGCAGGATATCAAAAAACCTGAATAG
- the LOC100822102 gene encoding auxin response factor 19: MMKQQQQQPAPAPAVSSAAGAAVTVASLAGAGCEGEKKAPVINSELWHACAGPLVSLPPAGSLVVYFPQGHSEQVAASMQKDVDAHVPNYPNLPSKLICLLHNITLHADLETDEVYAQMTLQPVTSYGKEALQLSELALKQSRPQNEFFCKTLTASDTSTHGGFSVPRRAAEKIFPPLDFSMQPPAQEIQARDLHDNVWTFRHIYRGQPKRHLLTTGWSLFVSGKRLFAGDSVIFVRDERQQLLLGIRRANRQPTNISSSVLSSDSMHIGILAAAAHADANNSPFTIFYNPRASPTEFVIPFAKYQKAVYGNQLSLGMRFRMMFETEELGTRRYMGTITGISDLDPVRWKNSQWRNLQVGWDESAAGERRNRVSIWEIEPVAAPFFICPPPFFGSKRPRQLDDESSEMENLLKRAMPWLGEEICIKDPQTQNTIMPGLSLVQWMNMNMQQGSSFANTAMQSEYLRSITNPSMQNIGSTDLSRQLLQNQLLQQNNIQFNTPKLPQQMQPNNDLSKAALPLNQLGVSTKLQEQTQDASNLQRQQQSMNYALPLSQAQTSLAQAQVLVQNQMQQQPMSQNQLPAASQPPLPQQQQHQQQQQKLLHQQQQQLLLQQQQLQQHNQNQQQLNKMPAQLPNLANQQLQLSDQQLQLQLLQKLQQQQQSFLSQPGVTLAQLPLIQEQQRLLMDMQQQLSSSHSLTQQQMMPQQSTKIPSQTTSMPLPMQPDTQQKLPQKQAVPADTSEAAVPPTTTLNFSSANGSPLRMPGATHSVVTEEIPSCSTSPSTANGNHLLQPGTGRNQYCNMINTEKVPQSTPPMSVPSSLEVVTGPPRIAKELPKLTSNVKQSMVASKLQNAGAGPQNFVDNAPPTDYLETASSATSVWLSQTDGLLHQSFPMSNFNQQPMFKDAPPDTEIHADVPSNNTLFGISNDGQVGFPMGTDDFLTNGLDTAKYQNHISTDIDNSYIIPKDAQQEISSSMVSQSFGASDMAFNSIDSGINDGTFFNRSSWPPAPPIKRMRTFTKVYKRGAVGRSIDISQYAGYDELKHALARMFSIEGQLEERQRIGWKLVYRDHEDDILLLGDDPWEEFVNCVKYIRILSPQEVQQMSLDGDLGSNIIPNQACSSSDGGGNAWRARCDQNSGNPSTGSYDQFE; the protein is encoded by the exons GTTGCAGCTTCTATGCAGAAGGATGTTGATGCCCATGTTCCAAACTACCCAAATCTTCCGTCAAAGCTGATCTGCCTACTGCACAATATCACTTTACAT GCTGACCTAGAAACAGATGAAGTTTATGCGCAAATGACTCTTCAGCCAGTTACATCA TACGGAAAGGAGGCACTACAGCTATCAGAGCTAGCACTCAAACAATCAAGACCCCAGAATGAGTTCTTCTGTAAGACACTGACTGCAAGTGATACAAGTACACATGGAGGCTTCTCTGTACCTCGCCGAGCTGCAGAGAAGATATTTCCACCTCTT GACTTCTCAATGCAACCACCTGCTCAAGAGATACAAGCTAGGGATTTGCATGATAATGTGTGGACATTCCGTCACATATATCGGG GTCAGCCAAAAAGACATCTGCTTACCACTGGCTGGAGTCTCTTTGTGAGTGGCAAGAGGTTATTTGCTGGAGATTCTGTCATTTTCGTTAG GGATGAAAGGCAGCAACTTCTACTAGGGATAAGGCGTGCTAACCGACAACCGACGAACATTTCATCATCTGTCCTTTCAAGTGACAGCATGCATATAGGGATTCTTGCAGCTGCAGCACATGCTGATGCCAACAATAGCCCATTTACCATCTTTTACAACCCAAG GGCCAGCCCTACTGAATTTGTTATCCCATTTGCTAAGTATCAGAAGGCTGTCTATGGTAATCAATTATCTTTAGGAATGCGCTTCCGTATGATGTTTGAAACTGAGGAATTAGGAACGAGAAG GTACATGGGCACGATAACTGGCATAAGCGATCTAGATCCCGTAAGATGGAAAAACTCTCAGTGGCGCAACTTACAG GTTGGCTGGGATGAGTCTGCAGCAGGCGAAAGACGGAATAGGGTTTCAATCTGGGAGATTGAACCGGTTGCTGCCCCATTTTTCATATGCCCTCCACCGTTTTTTGGTTCAAAGCGTCCCAGACAATTAG ATGATGAGTCCTCAGAAATGGAGAATCTCTTAAAGAGGGCTATGCCTTGGCTGGGTGAGGAGATTTGTATAAAGGACCCTCAGACGCAGAACACCATAATGCCTGGTCTGAGCTTGGTTCAGTGGATGAACATGAATATGCAGCAGGGCTCCTCATTCGCAAATACAGCCATGCAGTCCGAGTACCTGCGGTCAATAACAAACCCCAGCATGCAAAATATTGGTTCGACTGATCTCTCGAGGCAGCTCCTACAGAACCAGCTTCTGCAACAGAACAACATTCAGTTTAATACTCCTAAACTTCCACAGCAAATGCAGCCAAACAATGATTTATCCAAAGCAGCCCTTCCATTGAATCAGCTTGGTGTGAGTACCAAACTACAAGAACAGACTCAAGATGCTAGCAACCTGCAGAGGCAACAACAATCCATGAACTATGCACTTCCTTTGAGCCAAGCTCAAACCAGTCTCGCACAAGCTCAGGTTCTTGTACAGAAtcagatgcagcagcagccaatGTCTCAAAATCAGCTGCCAGCTGCCAGCCAGCCGCCCCTGCcccagcaacaacaacatcaacaacaacaacaaaagctgctacaccagcagcagcagcagcttttACTTCAGCAACAGCAGTTACAACAACACAACCAGAATCAGCAGCAGCTCAATAAGATGCCTGCGCAGCTACCAAATCTGGCAAATCAGCAGCTGCAACTATCGGATCAGCAGCTTCAGTTGCAACTCTTGCAAAAactgcagcaacagcagcagtcATTTCTGTCCCAACCTGGAGTCACCCTTGCACAATTACCTTTAATCCAAGAACAACAAAGATTACTTATGGATATGCAACAGCAGCTGTCAAGCTCTCATTCACTTACCCAACAACAGATGATGCCCCAACAAAGCACAAAAATTCCATCACAGACAACATCAATGCCACTACCTATGCAGCCAGATACACAACAGAAGCTTCCACAGAAACAAGCTGTCCCTGCAGACACATCCGAAGCTGCTGTTCCTCCGACCACAACACTCAATTTCAGTTCAGCAAATGGAAGTCCTTTGAGGATGCCTGGTGCTACACATTCTGTAGTCACAGAAGAAATCCCTTCTTGCTCAACATCCCCTTCCACTGCCAACGGTAATCATCTCCTGCAACCAGGCACTGGTAGGAACCAATATTGCAACATGATCAACACTGAGAAGGTACCTCAGTCAACTCCCCCCATGTCAGTGCCAAGCTCTCTTGAAGTTGTAACGGGACCTCCAAGAATAGCAAAGGAATTGCCGAAGTTGACCTCCAATGTAAAGCAAAGTATGGTCGCTTCAAAATTACAGAATGCAGGAGCTGGTCCCCAAAATTTTGTGGATAATGCACCCCCGACAGATTATCTTGAAACAGCTTCTTCAGCAACCTCAGTGTGGCTTTCCCAAACTGATGGACTTCTACATCAAAGTTTCCCCATGTCTAACTTCAATCAGCAGCCAATGTTCAAAGATGCACCTCCAGATACTGAAATTCATGCTGATGTTCCAAGTAACAATACATTGTTTGGAATTAGCAACGATGGTCAGGTAGGCTTCCCTATGGGAACTGATGACTTCCTGACAAATGGACTTGATACTGCCAAATATCAGAATCATATCTCAACAGACATTGATAACAGCTACATAATACCGAAGGATGCCCAGCAAGAGATATCATCCTCCATGGTTTCACAGTCATTTGGTGCGTCAGATATGGCATTTAATTCAATCGACTCTGGAATCAATGATGGTACATTTTTTAACAGAAGTTCTtggcctcctgctcctccaaTAAAGAGGATGAGGACGTTCACCAAG GTATATAAACGTGGAGCTGTGGGCCGGTCTATTGACATTAGTCAATACGCTGGATATGATGAATTAAAGCATGCCCTAGCCCGAATGTTTAGCATAGAGGGGCAACTTGAGGAACGACAGAGGATTGGCTGGAAGCTTGTCTATAGAGATCATGAGGATGACATCCTACTTCTTGGCGATGATCCTTGGGA GGAGTTTGTCAACTGCGTGAAGTACATTAGGATCCTTTCTCCTCAAGAAGTGCAACAGATGAGCTTGGATGGTGATCTGGGAAGCAATATTATCCCCAACCAGGCTTGCAGCAGCTCAGACGGTGGGGGCAATGCTTGGAGGGCTCGCTGTGATCAGAACTCTGGCAACCCTTCCACCGGCTCATATGATCAATTTGAATGA